GAATACTACAAGTCTAAAGTTATATTCATACTGTTTTTAAgcggaaatgaaaaatgtagtAAAAACGTAGGCCGCAACATATGAAAATTTCTTTTAAGTTACAGCGCAGAAGAAAATTCATGTTTGATAAAAAGATTTCCTTTTCGTCGTCTGTTCGATTCTTCAATCAGTTCAATTCTTGAGCTGCCAGCGAGATGAGTCTCCTAAGAGCATGTGCAACTCTATCGTTAATCCTGTCCCTCGGAAAAGTGGGATCCACACAACTGCTGGACAACGGATGCATACCACGGGCATATGGAAACAGAGTGATCGGTGGACAAAATGCAGGACGAGCACCGTGGATGGCATTCATTaccaaaaaagggaaatactTTTGTGGCGGCTCACTCATTACAAACTGTGAGTACTTTCCGAAgataattgaaaaaattttcaaaaatgtattaaccATTTTAGCCTTTGTTCTCACCGCTGCTCATtgtgtaatacaaaattaCTTACAATTGTACGTATGATACTGCATAGTTGACTTAGCAaagttaataatttaataaataatatgaataCAGAATAGTGAAACTGGGAGAATACGATGCAAAGACGACTTTGGATGGTCCAACAGCAAACTTTGGAATTAAAAGGGTCTTTAAACATCCTTATTacgaaaacaaaactcatTCCTATGACATTGCTCTGCTAAAACTGGATGGAACCACATATTACAACTGTAAGTAAAATTCAGAAGTTatacaaacattaaacataTAGTTAACATactattgtttattttgtgcaGTGGGCATCCGACCAATTTGCATCGTATTAAAACCAAATCTTAGGCCAGTGATAGAATCCATTCGTCAGTTCACTTTCACTGGCTGGGGCGACCAAAGCACGCTTTTTGGAAGGCCGAAGAATAAACTGCAACAGATGGATGTCTATCGGTTTGATAAACACGCCACATGCCGCAACAAACGCGACAAATTTTGTGGCAACAACCCCACTCAGTTCATATGCTTCGGAGATTCCGGCAGTCCATTGGGTGCACAAGTGAGGCTTAATGGCATCACTATCTATGCCCAATTCGGATTAGCCAGCCAAGTGTCTAATCGGTATTGCAACGGATTCGGTTTCTATACTGACGTCTATAACCATACAGCCTGGATCCAGCAAACAGTGCGACGTCATTGGTACTAAGCTTCTAGGAATAGCAGAAAGCAAGCGATTATTCATAGtccaattttaataataattacatttacattGCGGCTGTTCAATGCGGTATACTTATGTTTTAGAGCTATTGTACACTCGATATGACTTAATGAAAAACGTTTATGAAAACAAGAAACCTAGATATGTGCTTAAACTTATTCAGaatcaataaacaaacagAGTTTAGTATATAAACGGAGCCACTTCATGAAAGCGCAAATTGTTTGATTCTGTAGCTGCAAGAGTGATGATGTACGTTAAAGTTCTGATTACTCTATCGGTACTCCCATTTCTCGGGTCAACGCAGCTTCTGGACAATAAGTGTATACCACCGAAATATGCGCCGAGAATCATTGGAGGTCAAAATGCTGGAAGGGCACCTTGGATGGCATACTTGATGCGAAACAGAGCTTTTGTAGGCGGAGGCTCACTAATTGCATACCGTTCGTTACTATTCCATATACAATTGCCCGTTTTTAATTACCATGCAACCATTTCAGGCTTTGTTCTCACCGCTGCTCATTGCTCGAAACTGAACGAACCCTTGTACGTTATAATGTCTGAGCTTTTTCCTATTGAAATTAATCCAACATTTTCCACAGAATCGTCAGATTGGGTGAATACGACTTATCCACGACACGGGATGGCAAAACAGAAGATTATCGAGCAGTAGATATCTATCGGCATCCGTATTACAATGCCGTCACGCAAGTCAATGATATTGCTCTGCTAAAACTGGAACGTCCCGTGATATACACAGGTATTTACTATTTAATACAATATATAGCTAGCAAACTTGCTTAAATTAAAGTTAAcctttcctttttaatttgcagcCACAATCAGACCTATTTGCATTCTGCTGAACCCCGGCCTTAGATTTGTCATACGCAAAATCCAGTTCTTCACCGTGACGGGCTGGGGGCAGGCATCGAGATACCCTAGAATGCCAGCGAAGCTGCAACAAATGACTGTTCGTCGATACAGCTACTCGCATTGCTACAACCAGCCGGAAAAACTGTGTGCCAGCAATCCTGCACAGTTCGCGTGCAAAGGAGACTCGGGGAGTCCTTTGGGCGCTCAGGTGCGATACAATGGCACCACCATCTTCGCCCAATTCGGAGTGGCCAGCACATTCACTGGCAACTGCAGGGCTTATGGCATTTACACCGATCTCCTATACCATACATACTGGATGGTCGAAACAATGCAGCACAATTGGTACTAGGATTAGTTTAGATATTGTAAGGAAAACTTATAACTGTTAACAAGTGACAactaatatataaaataaataatgatcTTTTTATTAACATAGAATTTTATAACATGAATCCCTAGAATCTAGGATGGCTGCGGACCCCAACTGATTACCTCGAACACGATTTGCAGTATTTCATCCACGTTGATGCTCTTCTGGCTCAGTTTCTTTATGGGGCCCTGCAGTTGTCTGGAATGCTAAAACAAAGAGGAGCGTTATTAAAACTCAACTGGATACCTTTTTTAACCTTACTCTGGCACGCTGCACCAGCTCCTTAAACTCCTTATCCCTCAACGCTTTGTAGAGTTTGGCGAATTCAGGGCTCTGTCTGGATTTCTGTGCCATCAGGGAATAGATTCTGGTCCTGGGCAAGGATTGCAGAATGTCCCAGAGGAAGGTGGTCAAGTCGCGGCGCAACATCAGTTCCACGGGTACAGTGCGCGACAGCTGATAGGCACGCAAACGAGTTGGCAAACTGTCCACCAGTGTGGTGATATCGTAGCCCGAGCCGTACTCAGTCACGTAGTTAATGATATTCACAAAATCCGGAGCGGCACGCACCTGCTGCCATGTGCTTATAAACCCATCGCTGCGCACAAACTCCACCGCCTGGCGAAACTTGGGATCGAAGATGTAGTATCTGGCGGCAATAAAACCAATTCTGCGACGGGGAACCAAGGCCACGAAATCCTTGAGATCTTCTCGCAGGCCGCCAAAGGCTGTGCTCCAACAGCCAATGGCCGAGATCAAAAGAATCACCGATACGGAGGTGGAGAAAGCCATTGTGAGACTCTTAGAGTTTTGGTAGAGGCCAAGCCTTTTATACTTTCGGGGCTACAGTATTTACCACTGTCTTTGGCGGCGGGGGTGTGCCAGGTGCTAATTGCCACTGTCACCGGCCTCATCAACTATTTGGACCGCACaaacttatacacaacaagaAATTGTTGTTCATGCTATATTCTGTATTATTTTGTCATATAACATCTCATAAAACTTGTCATTGCTTCATCATCTCTTCCGCAAAATGTATTGcggtaaaaatatattaatgaaTGAGTATAATAGAagctattaaataattatttttcccaCTGTACACTTTTGCTTTCACCGTCACTGGGAATAACACAAATAACAACATCAGTCCCCAGTATTCAAAGCAGCGACTTCGCACATGATAAACAAGATGCATGGTCCACAAACATTGGCCAAACCTCGATAAATCAAGTGAGACATTCTTTTGTCTGGCCCAAACTGACTGTAATTGCTCCCATTtgtgcattaaaaataatgattgATTCAGACTCGGAATGCATTTCCtatcccagtcccagtcccagtcccagtctcAGTCCCAGACAACACAAGCTGAATACATTGTTCTGTTGACTGCAGAAGTCGAAAAATTAGAATTCAATTGCGTGATTTATGCATTCGCCAAATTTACGAGCCTTCTGAGAATTCTATGCCTATTTTCCACCCACCACCTCGAACCAAGAAAACCAGACTTCATTGAGGCAAACCACAAAACATTTGCGTGGTCACACAATTTGTTAAAGCGAAAGCTAATGTAGATAATAATTAATGGCTCAACTTTATGTTTGCACTCCTTGGAATAAGAATCATTTTAGATATTAAACATAAACTCAGCACTCTATTTATAGATGTAATAGGTATTTCCAGCTATAAATGCAAGTGAGCTTCCATTGAAACCTTTGACTCACAACCAGAGCTTACTCATAACTATGTTCCTGATAAGTGAATCGTTTTACTGCAGAATATTACTTACAGCACTCTAATCATTGGTCAGTTGCACTTGATCGCTTCGAGATGAAGCAAACTCTTACCGGTGTTCTGCTGGCTTGCCTCATCCTGGGACACCGAATATCTATAGGATATTCGTATCTTCTGGATGCGGATTGCGGCGCTTCGAAATATACCTACCGGATAACTGGCGGCAAGAATACTGCAGCGATGCTCACTCCATGGCTAGCCTATTTGCATATAAACTCCGCATTCATTTGTGGTGGCTCGCTTCTCAACCATTGTAAGTACCAGAATATAGAAATTCTTTAGCTGGAGGTAAGTCTTTGAATCCATCGATTGTGTAAGCTATTCACGCCTTTTTTAGGGTTTGTGCTGACAGCTGCCCATTGCTTCCATAATGTGAGTGCTACGATGTAAGTAGTATTTAAGTACggaaaattatattaataatacattATTGGTGTTATTAAAGATTAGTTCGATTGGGAGAGAACGATGCGAGTCAGAAAGTTGATTGCAATGAGTTTGAGTGTGCGGCCCCATACTCTGAATTTATGGTGATGCAAAGGTTTATCTACCCACTATACAGAACAGCCCACTACTACGACATAGCTCTGGGAAAACTAAACCGACATGTTGCATACACtggtaaataaatttgaaagcTTAAGGTATAAATAATACCTAACAGTATGATTATGTCAGATAGCATACGGCCGATTTGCTTGATGCTGAATCCACAGTGGCAGGGATATCTGGACACCATTAAGTACTTCACCATATTCGGCTGGGGTGCCACCAATGCAACCAAAGTAAGCGACAAGCTGCAGCACACGAGAATACCACAAATCGATCGCTTCTCCTGTCGCTACTGGTATGGATACAATGTGGATCGTACCCACATTTGTGCCGGCGAAAGTAGACATTATGTGGGCATCGGCGACTCTGGAGGTCCGCTGGGTAGCCTGGTGGACTACAATCAGGCCAAGCGTTTCTTTCAATTCGGAATAGTTAGCCATCTCCGCAATCCCTTCCAAGGGGTCTCCGTATTTACGAATATTTTAAGCTACTCAAATTGGATCCATCGCACCATAACTGCAAATAGCAACTgaaataaactgaaataaacTTATACTTATACTGaacagaaaaatataattaacaaTAAAAGAAGATGGAGGCAAATTTATATACTCGAATATGgtgtgtccgtccgtatgaagcGTATGTGAATTCtggaaaaaccaaaagcgGTGCGAATCGAACGTTTCCGACTTACATATACACTACCTTCAGTGGGAAATAAGGCTTTTATCAAGTTTCATGCAGATAGCCTTATACCCTTTGCAATGGTATAAgggtataatattttttttatactggCCGACGCTGATAACAGATCATTAAAAAATACCAATAAGCTGCTGATAAGAACGTTCTGTTTCTTAGAAGCTAAGATTTCTCGCAGTTGCAATTTCGAGCCTCATGATGAAGTACATTCCgtgtttgctgcttttttcAATTATTGGGAACCAACTTTTCTGTGGACTGGCCCTTCTACTGGACCCTAATTGTGGCAAAAGACAATTTGAATGGCGCATAGTAAACGGACATGATGCTGAATTGAACTCGACACCATGGATGGCTTTCCTACACAATCCATTACAGTTCTTGTGCGGCGGTTCACTTATCACGAGAGGTGtgatatatattattattatatattatatatactcgtacaaaaTGACGTATTTGTGAAAATCTAAATTATCTTACAGAATTTGTGCTCACCGCTGCTCATTGTGTGATGCCCATTCCCAAGAACTTGTTAGTATTCCGTGTAGCTTTATCAATGTATTTAGACTTAATAGTTGTCGTTTTACGACTTTAGAACGGCTCGCCTGGGAGAGTATGATTGGACCCGTGAAATTGACTGCATTAATGAGCATACATGTGCCCCAAGATACGAGGAACACAGGGTCAGTAGGATATATACGCATCCCAGTTACAGATCGGTTGGTGCCTATGACATAGCGTTGTTAAAACTGCAACAGCCAGTTTCGTATACAGGTAATCAACTCGTTAGCTTAAAGCTCTCCTTataaatggcaaaataaaacCTATTTTTGCAGGTGCCATACGTCCAATATGCTTGGTAATGCCTAATTATAAGGACCAATGGTATTCGTTTGTGAATTCCGCAAAAGAATTCAATGTGACTGGCTGGGGTGCGACGAAAACTGCACCTGTAAGCCACATACTCCAAACCGCCCGACTCACCCAAATCGATCGAGGAGTCTGCCACGACCAGCACGGATTTTCCGTCGATCACACCCACATCTGTGCCGGGAGTAGCAAGTCCGCTCCCTGCATCGGAGACTCAGGCAGCCCCCTTGGGATGGAGGTGCGGCTCAATGGAAGATACGTCTACGCCCAAGTGGGACTTGTCAGCCGTGGAGACAAGTCTTGCGATGGAGTTACCGTCTTCACCAATGTTCTGAGCTTCACCGAGTGGATTGCTAGGACCATTTCCTACGACGCGAAGTACATGTCCTAACCAAAAGCTAGTAGCAGGTCGAAAGATTGAAAAGCTGTGAagatttttgtataaaaaactAGTTGCCTATCACCAAAGATATTCAAATAATACTCTGTAATATAATATTCTACTGTCTTTGCCATAACACTGATGGCTTTGGAAAGTGTGCGCCTGGTAGAAACTATAATCAAATGTATTTCGTAGTTAAGATTGAcgaaatttgtatatttcaattagtttttcaATGCTATAACTTTAAAGCAGCTTCTTGTAAACAATTCTCAAACAAACGCAAGAGTTTATGTTAAAGTCCCAAATCAGTTTAGGAATCTCTTTTAATCGCAAAAGCCGCATAAAAGGCAGACGGCaggcaataaatttgcatCAATATCAGTGCTGCAACAATTGGCAATATTCtgtggcaaaggcaaacaaataaccGAAACCGAGCCGAAGGTGAGTGTTAGATTGTGAAAGGATCTTCCGCCCAGGACGAGGCCAACCAAGTTACGTGTGTTTTGCGGGgcatttgctgctgttgagcacaaaaaacggaaatggaaatggcactggcactggcaacGAACGCGTTACGTGTGTTTTTTGTGGGGAGGGCCCAAAAGTCGAACAGAGGCCTCCGTTCGTAACGAATCGCACCACCCATGGGGCCATCAGGTCCTGCAGAGTTGAATTGCTGCGGTTGCCGGGTTGCTGGATTGCTGGGCTGTTGGGAAGCCAGTTGGGAGGCCAGTTTAACCAGTTAACTGGCTACCGTGCGTAATAAGCTGCAAAACGCTTTTGGGCCCCGTctctttttggccattgtcCTCTTTTGAAGTTTGTTTATGATTTTCGGATGCTGCACGCACACGGCAAAAAGCGTTAACCGCATTAGATTTAGATTTGGCGCTTGTTGTGCGTATTAGTGAGATTTATGCATTTCGGAAATTAAACATCCTGTGCGGGTGGACATTTTAAATTCCAGCTACCCTCGCCGCTGGCTTAAAGGTGTACAGTGTACACCGTACAGCTCGCTCTCCGCTGTCATTAATTTGAAATCATGCGTGAAATCGCGTAATGTCGCCAACACGCCCATTCCCttggccacatccacatccacaatcCGGATCCAGATTCACCGCCATggctacatatgtacatgtatgcGAGTAGTCGCACACATAACCATGGCAATGGCCATGTCCTTCTTGCGCGCTCatttgtatacaaaaaatgaatgtttttgcttgtttttatgCGCCGCCTACTTGGCAGTGTACTCATGTGTGTGACTGTGCCAGCACTGAGCGAAAATGATTTAACTTATAGTTAATGCCTTTTAACTAAATAAGATAATGGTGATGAATCCACTTTCTATGTCTTTGCTTTATTTAGAAACTAGCTCAAATGAAGCTCTAATTTTGAAATGATTTGAAGGCTCCTAAATGGATATTCAAAATCTGAAATagtttgaaattttaaatccatCCAAAGTTCATCAGCCCCGAATTGATTGCCGGAAAGCATTATGCTATCTCATATTTTGTTTCAGTGTATTTCTGCGTCTGTGACTGTGTGTTgactgttttttatttggcccATCAGCACGTTGGTTGGCCCGCTCGACTCGCCGGAAATGCGTCGACCACATCAATCACGCGACATTGACAAAtgtgaatatttttgttgaaaattatATGCGGTGGGTGATGGGCGGCGGGTGGTTGGTGGTAGAGGGGTGTTGGGGAAAGGGGTTTCTGCAGCAGAAAAGCGGCCAAGTGACTGTGCAAATTATTGGCTACAATAGTGCTTCAAATTGGGcaatttattgctttattgCTTTTACGTGTTTCGTCTGCGGCTTGGttgcaatttttatatatttacccCCACTGCACTTCGCTTTTTCATTATGTCGCCTGCAGAAAtgcacttgttgttgccgataattgcaaatttaatcATCACATAAAGTTTCAAGTGCGGCCAGGTTATTCGcgggtaaataaataaatacccaTCGCTGACAGCTGAAAAGTATTTTACCATTCGGTTAAGAGTTCCCGTTTTTCTATCTAGCAAATATTTGTGATCCTAGTACACTTCTACTCGAATTGACAAAATGTCAGTGGTTTAGCATATCGAATATGTTCAGTTTCTCGATTCCAGCTCAACGAAGCTaacactgttttttttttttaatattaaacacaattttttttatatttcacttCCGTGTTTAGCAGTCATTTTAGTGTTTCCCCACTCGGACGCGTTACTAAATTGTTGTATAGTACTCGACAACTAGTCTGTAATCAGTGAAAATCTTTAGCGAAGTTTACCCAAATTGCTACGCAATATGACTCGATCGCAGATGATCTCCAGCCTGCGCCGTTCCACACTGGGCTTGTTCAGGTGCCACAAGGCGCTCATTTTCGCCAGAGGTCCAGCTTTTCAGCAGGTGAGGTGCAAGAGTGAGGACGGCAGCTGCAACACCTGCAACTTGCAGGGCGTGGTGGTTGGCCTGTATGCCAAGGATGGCGATAAGGGCCTCAAGTTGTCCCCGGGAGGCGAGAAGTTCGACGACCGTGTCGGCGGCAAGATCACGGAACTAATCAAGGAATCTGGACTCAATGGGGAGCTTGGAGTGGGGCGACTGTATCAGAACATCGACAAGGAGTACTGGGCCGTGGCGGTCGTGGGCCTGGGCAAGGAGGGAGCTGGCTACAATGCCGAGGAAGTCATCGACGAGGGCATGGAGAACGTGAGGGTGTGCGCTGCGGTGGGTGCCCGGGCTCTGCAGTTACAGGGCTGCACCACCTGCCATGTGGATGGCATGGAGTACCCGGAGCAGGCTGCCGAAGGAGCCGCCATGGCCGTGTGGCG
This sequence is a window from Drosophila teissieri strain GT53w chromosome 2R, Prin_Dtei_1.1, whole genome shotgun sequence. Protein-coding genes within it:
- the LOC122614469 gene encoding chymotrypsin-like protease CTRL-1 codes for the protein MYVKVLITLSVLPFLGSTQLLDNKCIPPKYAPRIIGGQNAGRAPWMAYLMRNRAFVGGGSLIAYRFVLTAAHCSKLNEPLIVRLGEYDLSTTRDGKTEDYRAVDIYRHPYYNAVTQVNDIALLKLERPVIYTATIRPICILLNPGLRFVIRKIQFFTVTGWGQASRYPRMPAKLQQMTVRRYSYSHCYNQPEKLCASNPAQFACKGDSGSPLGAQVRYNGTTIFAQFGVASTFTGNCRAYGIYTDLLYHTYWMVETMQHNWY
- the LOC122614333 gene encoding uncharacterized protein LOC122614333, which produces MAFSTSVSVILLISAIGCWSTAFGGLREDLKDFVALVPRRRIGFIAARYYIFDPKFRQAVEFVRSDGFISTWQQVRAAPDFVNIINYVTEYGSGYDITTLVDSLPTRLRAYQLSRTVPVELMLRRDLTTFLWDILQSLPRTRIYSLMAQKSRQSPEFAKLYKALRDKEFKELVQRARHSRQLQGPIKKLSQKSINVDEILQIVFEVISWGPQPS
- the LOC122614470 gene encoding serine protease grass, producing the protein MKQTLTGVLLACLILGHRISIGYSYLLDADCGASKYTYRITGGKNTAAMLTPWLAYLHINSAFICGGSLLNHWFVLTAAHCFHNVSATILVRLGENDASQKVDCNEFECAAPYSEFMVMQRFIYPLYRTAHYYDIALGKLNRHVAYTDSIRPICLMLNPQWQGYLDTIKYFTIFGWGATNATKVSDKLQHTRIPQIDRFSCRYWYGYNVDRTHICAGESRHYVGIGDSGGPLGSLVDYNQAKRFFQFGIVSHLRNPFQGVSVFTNILSYSNWIHRTITANSN
- the LOC122614021 gene encoding serine protease grass, with the translated sequence MMKYIPCLLLFSIIGNQLFCGLALLLDPNCGKRQFEWRIVNGHDAELNSTPWMAFLHNPLQFLCGGSLITREFVLTAAHCVMPIPKNLTARLGEYDWTREIDCINEHTCAPRYEEHRVSRIYTHPSYRSVGAYDIALLKLQQPVSYTGAIRPICLVMPNYKDQWYSFVNSAKEFNVTGWGATKTAPVSHILQTARLTQIDRGVCHDQHGFSVDHTHICAGSSKSAPCIGDSGSPLGMEVRLNGRYVYAQVGLVSRGDKSCDGVTVFTNVLSFTEWIARTISYDAKYMS